A region of the Pseudoprevotella muciniphila genome:
ACGCAGATTTCTGGTTTAACATAAACTTTTTTCATAATAGTTCTGTCTTTTATAATTTATAATTTTGCAATTTTCAGATGCAAAAATACCTAAATTCCGCAGCACTTTAGTTTAACTTCCTTTTTAAGTTCCTGGGTAACAAAATATTGCTCAGGATTTTGCCATGTCAGATTTTTCACTTACCTTAGTGCTGCAAATCAAGACAAGCAAAATCATCAATGACATGGCAAAAGTACAAATAAAATCTGAGAAAATCACCGCTTTTGGCGGAATATTTTTCGTTTTGGACAAATTCGACTCTATTCTGTCCTCTGTGATAGACTCACACTTAGGACTTCGCAGCACTCTGATTGGCTATCAGTACAGCGAGATCATACGTGCCATCTTCTACGTGTTCTGCTGCGGTGGTGACTGTATGGAAGACCTCAACCTGTATCTGAAGGACGTTCTTACCGAGCGTCCGCATACCCGCGTCCCAAGCGCGGACACTGTGCTGCGTGGCATAGAGGAACTGGCAACGGAGAACATATCGTATACAGCGGAAAAGACCGGCAACGTCTATGACTTCAACACGGCGGAGAAACTCAACCAGCTGCTCATCAAGTTGCTGCTGGCAACGGGACAGCTTACGGAGGGCGGAGCATACGACGTTGATTTCGACCACCAGTTCCTTGAGGCGGACAAGTATGACAGCAAGCGGACCTACAAGGGCTTTGACGGCTACAGCCCCGGCGTGTTCACCATCGGCGGGCTGATTGCCTATCTGGAGAATCGCGACGGCAACTGTAACGTGCGCTTCAAGCAGGCAGAGACTCACCGCCGTTTCTTCGAGATGATGAGGTCGTTTGGCATTCATGTCAGGAGTTTCCGTGCCGACTGCGGCTCCTATAGCGAGGACATCGTGAAAGTGGTCATGGAGCATACGGAAAAGTTCTACATCCGTGCCGAGCGATATGCAGGCCTGTACGAGAAAGTGAAGCGGCAGACGGGTTGGACCACCGTGGAGATTGGTTTCCAACACTATGATGTACAATCGTTCCCCTTCGAGAGTTTCGAGGACGTGAAGCACTGCCGTCTCGTCGTACAGCGGCAGCGTAAGCAGAAGGGCGAGCAGCTTGACCTCTTCGACGGCGAGTATACATACCGCTGCATACTGACCAACGACTGGGACATGACCGACGAGGAAATCATACTGCACTACAACAAGCGGGGCTCGGCAGAACAGGTCTTTGACCGCCAGAACAACGATTTCGGATGGGCACATCTGCCAAAGTCGTTCATGAACCAGAACACAGTATTCCTGCTTATTACAGCCATGGCAGCAAATTTCTACCGATACATCGTGGCTTTGCCCCTCATGGCTGTCCTCTTTGGAATCAAGGCCACAGACAGGGTCAAGAGTTTCCTGTTCAGATTCATCGCTGTGCCTGCCAAGTGGGTCAAGACGGCAAGACAGTATAAACTCAACATCTTCTCCAACAAACCATACAACCTAATTTGGGAGCACGGATAGATTAACACTCTTCGTTGATGCTTAGGTCAAAGCCTCTCGACCTTACGGGGTAAGGGGAAGGTGTCTGCATACAAGTCATGTCAAGCGTTTCTAAGCCTAGAGTCAGACACAATCGTCACAAGCAAGGGCTAAATCTGACACTCGAAAAATTATCTGCGGATTTTAGGATGCTTCTATCTCCTGCCATTCATAGAGGCTATTATATGCCATACATCCGATAAGAATGGAGATAAGTATATATCCCAACCGTATTGCCTTATAGAAATTTCCTGACCGCTCCATTATTTTAATGACATTGATTTTTGGAACATGAATAAAAGTTTATCTTTTTCGTTCATGCGGATATTATCAGAATAACCGTCTTTTGTTATTTGATACCCACATGGCTTAACCATAAAAATGCCTAAGCCCTTAGTGTACGAACTTACTTCTGAGGCATAGTCTTTACTTGTATTTAATGGAACTTTCCCTTTAATATGACAGCACTCATTATTACAACTGATGTCTTCAATCTCAGACATCAGTTTTTGCAAATCTGTAATAGCTTTGGAACTCGCTACTTGGGGTATCTGCAACTCAAAACAGAGCATCGGTTCGAGAATGTCCACACCTGACTGTTGCAAAGCCAGCCTGAAGACATAAGGGGTCAGCTGTCTGAAATCAGCAGGTGTACTTACCGGGCTATAATACTCGGCTTGAGTAAAAGTTACTTTCAGATCTGTCACTTCCCATCCATGTAAACCAGATTGGCAAGACATACGAATCCCTTCAAAAACGGCATTTTGAAAAGAATGGTTCAGATAACCATAGGAGATGTCACTTTCGATTTGCAACCCTGCCCCTAACGGTAAGGGTTCAAGAGTCAGCCCTATTGTGGCCCAGTAAGGGTTGGGTGGTACTTCGATCTGAATAATCTTATTGACCTTTTTTATAGGTCGTTCTTTGTAGATAGTCTTGATCTCATCAAAATGGACCTTTACGGAAAATCGTTCTTCCAGCAATGTCTGTATGATTTCCTTTTGGGTCAAACCATATAACGAGATTTCCAATTCATCACTATATGAGTTTATGGAAAAGGACAAAGACGGGTCTTCAATCCACAATGTATTCAGAGCGGATATCACCTTGCTTCTCTCTTCGGGCTTATTTGGCCGGACGGAGGATTTGAGAGCGGGATGCTGATGAGATAATCCTTGAATCAAACAAGGTTTAGCACCTAAATAATCTCCGATTCGAAAATCTTCTATATCTTCTACAATCGCGATATCATTGGCACCCACTTCATCAACATTTATCTCTCTGCCCTGATAAATAGTCTTTAGATTTTTAATCTTGATGAATTTTTCCGAATCGTTGATTCTTACAACGTCTCGAAGTCTCAGACTTCCGTCAATTATTTTAAGAAAACTTCTTTTATGCCCTTTGGGGTCATGCTCTATCTTATAGAGATAAGCTGAAAGTCTGTTTGAGACTGATGCCGGAGGAAGTATAAAAGAAGAAATGGCGTCCAACAACTCATTGATACCGATATTGAACATTGCTGATCCATGTAGCACCGGATAGACTTTGGCTTTTGCCACAAGAGCGATTATCGTATTCCAATAATCAGCCGGTGAAATTTCGCTATCCGCCAAATATCGTTCTAATATATCGTCGTCATGGTTGCATACAAATTCTTTGTATTCTTCCTTTATATATGTTTGGGAGCAAACCGGATAAACCGATCCATCGACAACAGTTTGCATAAACAGGACATCTTGCGACAGATTTGTTTTTATATCCATATACAAACGCTCCAAATTCACACCGGCACGGTCAATCTTATTGATAAATATAATTGTCGGGATTTGCAGCTTTTGTAAAGTACTGAACAGCAACTTTGTCTGCGCTTGTATGCCTTCCTTTGCGGATAAGATGAGGACTGCTCCATCAAGCATTTTGAATGTCCGCTCCACTTCCGCAATAAAATCCATGTGTCCCGGAGTGTCAATGATATTGCATTTCACTCCATTCCAGATAATAGATGTCGTAGAAGCCCGGACAGTAATTCCTCTACGTTTCTCTATATCCATAGAGTCCGTTATGGTGTCACCATTATCCACACGGCCGCACTTTTCCGTTGCTCCACTGGCAAACAGCAGATTCTCGGTTACGGAAGTTTTTCCTGCATCAATGTGAGCAAGAATTCCTAAATTTATAATATTCATTTGGATTAAGCAATAATATACTACAGTAGATGCATTGTCGAAACGCACCTTTTAATACCTCCTCGTAGCATATGAGAACTACAGGATTACTAACTCGTATTAATATGTATATTATTACTGCCGCATAACGATTACAAAATTACACAAAAAAATATATCTAACAAAAGTGGGAGGATTTTTTAACTTTTTACCCCTTAATTCCGCAGCACTTTAGTTTAACTATTTTTATAAGTTCCTGAGCAACAAAAAGTTGCCCAGGATTTTGCCATGTCAGATTTTTCACTTACCTTAGTGCTGCAAATCAAGACAAGCAAAAATCATCAATGACATGGCAAAGGTACAACAAAAATCTGAGAAAATCACCGCTTTTGGCGGAATATTTTTCGTTTTGGACAAATTCGACTCTATTCTGTCCTCTGTGATAGACTCACACTTAGGACTTCGCAGCACTCTGATTGGCTATCAGTACAGCGAGATCATACGTGCCATCTTCTCCGTGTTCTGCTGCGGTGGTGACTGTATGGAAGACCTCAACCTGTATCTGAAGGACGTTCTTACCGAGCGTCCGCATACCCGCGTCCCAAGCGCGGACACTGTGCTGCGTGGCATAGAGGAACTGGCAACGGAGAACATATCGTATACAGCGGAAAAGACCGGCAACGTCTATGACTTCAACACGGCGGAGAAACTCAACCAGCTGCTCATCAAGTTGCTGCTGGCAACGGGACAGCTTACGGAGGGCGGAACATACGACGTTGATTTCGACCACCAGTTCCTTGAGGCAGAGAAGTATGACAGCAAGCGCACCTACAAGGGCTTTGACGGCTACAGCCCAGGCGTGTTCACCATCGGCGGGCTGATAGCCTATCTTGAGAACCGTGACGGCAATGCGAACGTGCGCTTCATGCAGGCAGAGACTCACCGGCGTTTCTTCAAGATGATGAGGTCGTTCGGCATTCATGTCAGGAGCTTCCGTGCTGACTGCGGCTCCTACAGCGAGGACATTGTGAAGATGGTCATGGAGCATACTGACAAGTTCTACATCCGTGCCGAGCGGCATGCAGGTCTGTATGAGAAGGTGAAGCGGCTGACAGGCTGGACTACGGTGGAGATAGGATTTCAGCAGTACGACGTGCAGTCGTTCCCCTTCGAGAGTTTCGAGGACGTGAAGCATTGCCGCCTCGTCGTGCAGCGGCAGCGCAAGCAGAAGGGAGAGCAACTAGACCTCTTCGACGGCGAGTACACATACCGCTGTATATTGACCAACGACTGGGACATGACCGATGAGGAGATCATACAACACTACAACAAG
Encoded here:
- a CDS encoding IS1380 family transposase, whose product is MAKVQIKSEKITAFGGIFFVLDKFDSILSSVIDSHLGLRSTLIGYQYSEIIRAIFYVFCCGGDCMEDLNLYLKDVLTERPHTRVPSADTVLRGIEELATENISYTAEKTGNVYDFNTAEKLNQLLIKLLLATGQLTEGGAYDVDFDHQFLEADKYDSKRTYKGFDGYSPGVFTIGGLIAYLENRDGNCNVRFKQAETHRRFFEMMRSFGIHVRSFRADCGSYSEDIVKVVMEHTEKFYIRAERYAGLYEKVKRQTGWTTVEIGFQHYDVQSFPFESFEDVKHCRLVVQRQRKQKGEQLDLFDGEYTYRCILTNDWDMTDEEIILHYNKRGSAEQVFDRQNNDFGWAHLPKSFMNQNTVFLLITAMAANFYRYIVALPLMAVLFGIKATDRVKSFLFRFIAVPAKWVKTARQYKLNIFSNKPYNLIWEHG
- the tet(Q) gene encoding tetracycline resistance ribosomal protection protein Tet(Q); translation: MNIINLGILAHIDAGKTSVTENLLFASGATEKCGRVDNGDTITDSMDIEKRRGITVRASTTSIIWNGVKCNIIDTPGHMDFIAEVERTFKMLDGAVLILSAKEGIQAQTKLLFSTLQKLQIPTIIFINKIDRAGVNLERLYMDIKTNLSQDVLFMQTVVDGSVYPVCSQTYIKEEYKEFVCNHDDDILERYLADSEISPADYWNTIIALVAKAKVYPVLHGSAMFNIGINELLDAISSFILPPASVSNRLSAYLYKIEHDPKGHKRSFLKIIDGSLRLRDVVRINDSEKFIKIKNLKTIYQGREINVDEVGANDIAIVEDIEDFRIGDYLGAKPCLIQGLSHQHPALKSSVRPNKPEERSKVISALNTLWIEDPSLSFSINSYSDELEISLYGLTQKEIIQTLLEERFSVKVHFDEIKTIYKERPIKKVNKIIQIEVPPNPYWATIGLTLEPLPLGAGLQIESDISYGYLNHSFQNAVFEGIRMSCQSGLHGWEVTDLKVTFTQAEYYSPVSTPADFRQLTPYVFRLALQQSGVDILEPMLCFELQIPQVASSKAITDLQKLMSEIEDISCNNECCHIKGKVPLNTSKDYASEVSSYTKGLGIFMVKPCGYQITKDGYSDNIRMNEKDKLLFMFQKSMSLK
- a CDS encoding IS1380 family transposase, with product MAKVQQKSEKITAFGGIFFVLDKFDSILSSVIDSHLGLRSTLIGYQYSEIIRAIFSVFCCGGDCMEDLNLYLKDVLTERPHTRVPSADTVLRGIEELATENISYTAEKTGNVYDFNTAEKLNQLLIKLLLATGQLTEGGTYDVDFDHQFLEAEKYDSKRTYKGFDGYSPGVFTIGGLIAYLENRDGNANVRFMQAETHRRFFKMMRSFGIHVRSFRADCGSYSEDIVKMVMEHTDKFYIRAERHAGLYEKVKRLTGWTTVEIGFQQYDVQSFPFESFEDVKHCRLVVQRQRKQKGEQLDLFDGEYTYRCILTNDWDMTDEEIIQHYNKRGTAEQVFDRKNNDFGWAHLPKSFMNQNTVFLLITAMAANFYRYIVALPLMAVLFGIKATDRVKSFLFRFIAVPAKWIRTARQYKLNIYSNKPYNIIWEHG